CATTGTTGCTATACTGCTAGTTGAGATCAGCGAGAATCTTTTTGAGTTGTGCAGCATGCACAAAGCCATCAACGTTTACCTGCACTCGCTTGACTCCTGCCACACTCTTCACAGCCTGCTGAATATTTATGGCCAGCTGAAATCCCAGAGGACAAACCACTGAAGAGGGACGAAATGTCAAGCTGACATTGCCGTCATCATCCACCTCGAGGTCCCGCACCAATTTCATCCTGATCACATCCATCCCAGTTTCTGGATCGATCACAGCGCCAAGGCTTCTTTCCACTTGTTTTTTCAGGTCCATGATTGCTGATGTTCTCCTCAGACGCCGACCTCAAGAATTGTGGCAAGCCCCTGCCAGATCTTCTTTATCTCGTCGGCAACTCTGCCGTTGCTGTATTCCACTACAATTTTTTTCTGTACCAGGGCCCTGGTAACCACGGGATCGTACGGGATGAGCCCGAGGAGCTGGATGTTGTGCTCGTCGCAGTATGAGCGTATGGCTGCGGTCATGTCCTGATTGAGGTCATATTTGTTTACACATGCGGCAACAGGAATCTGGAAATGACCAGCCAGTTCAGCTACTCGTTTCATGTCATGCAGTCCCGAGAGGGTAGGCTCAGTTACAATGAGCACAAGACTTGTACCAGTCATGGCTGAAATTACCGGACAACCAATGCCAGGAGGGCCATCCACGATAATAAGCTTGTGGCCCTGCTCCTCGGCTAGAAGTTTGGCATTGTGTCGAACGATGGTCACTAACATGCCTGAATTCTCTTCAGCAATTCCCAACCTGGCATGGACGAATAGTCCGTAGTTGGTCTCAGAGATGAACCATTCACCGCAGATATTTTCCTGCATCTCGATTGCTGCAACCGGACAAAAGTGAGCGCAAACCCCACAGCCTTCACAATCAATCTTGTCCACAATGTAATCATCACTTATGGCGTCGAACCTGCAAAGCTCCAGACATTCTCCGCATGCCGTACATACTGCAGCATCGATGTGGGCGGTATGTCCACCACGAAACAGCTCCTTTTTCTGAATAGTGGGCTCGAGGAGAATAAATAGGTCAGCAGCGTCTACATCAGCATCTGCCAACACTTTATCTTTGGCGAGCGCTGCAAAGGAGCCGGCAATTGAGGTCTTGCCTGTGCCGCCTTTGCCACTCAAGATAACGAGTTCTTTCACTTGGCTACCTTCCGTTTCCACCGACAATTTTTTTTATGTGGCGATAGAGCTCCTGGAACTGCTCCTTATAGCTCGGCAGCACCTCAATAAGCATCCGGCCATAGGAATAGGCTTCTGCAATGCGTCGATCCTCTGGAATCGTCATGAGTACGGGTATCTTTTTGCTGCGGCAGAAATCAACAGTCTCCTGGTCGCTGCTGCCCGAGCGGTTTATCAATACGCCGGCAGGAATTTTTAGTTCAGCTACTACTTCAGCTGCCAGCTGCAGATCATTGAGGCCAAACGGTGTGGGCTCGGTTACCAGAAGGCAGAAGTCGCTACCTTTTACAGCAGCAATAACAGGGCAAGACGTGCCTGGGGGCGCATCGACTATCACCACGTCGTGGTCCCCGGCAAGGTTGCGCGCCGCCTTGATTAGAGGAGGAGACATGGCTTCGCCCACACTTAGTCGGCCATGTACGAACTCAAGAGATTGACACTTGCCATGTTCTAGGAGGCCGATGGGATGAGATTTTTCTGTGATGGCATCTTCTGGACATACCTTGGTGCAACCTCCACAGCCATGGCACAGTTCTGGAAAAGTGAGCACATTGTTATTAACCACAACAATGGCGCTGAAACGACAGATCCTGGCACACTCACCGCAAAAAGTACACTTCTCGAGGTCTATCAACGGCTTGGGTACCTGGACTTCAACGGATTCGTGGATCTGTGGCTTCAAGAAAATATGGCTGTTGGGCTCCTCTACATCGCAGTCGATCAGCTGCACCTTAACTGTCAGGGACATGGCCAGATTGGTAGCTACAGTAGTCTTTCCCGTGCCACCCTTACCGCTTGCCACAGCTATAATCATAATGGTTCTCTCCCGCCATCATTCGAGGGAAGCTGCTTTGCCAGTTTCTGCTACCGCCTAACGCCGCTCCTTTTCCAGTTGGCGTATTCTCTCATCGATTCTCTTCAACTGATCGCGAAGTTGGTCTTTTTGCCGTTTGAGTTCGTGCAGATCGATGCCGTAATCGGCTTGTCTCTCCTCCGAGGTGACGCCTCTGCCTTGCCTACGGCCCATGCCCATGCCACGACCCATGCCCATGCCACGACCCATGCCACGACCCATGCCCATGCCACGACCCATGCCGCCACCCGCAGCGGGGCCGCTTCCTCGGCTAGTAGCAGAAGCTCCGCCCTCAGTGCCAAAATGGGCCTGCACCGATGGACCGGAAGCTTCCTGCAACTGCCCGCTTCTATACTGGTTCAGTGCTTCAGCAGCAGTACCGCTGGCCCCTATGTATACCTTGAGCCCTGCAGCTGCCAGAGTATCCGCAGCATTTGGACCCACGTGTCCGGTAATCACTGCTTCAGCACCTGAATTTGCCACTAGTTGGGCGGCCTGGATGCCGGCCCCACCACTCAGCATAGCTGCCTTGTTTTCTATGATTTCGAATTCCCCAGTTGCCGAGTCTACAATCAGGAAACATGAACAGCGGCCAAAACGTTCGTCAAGTTGAGCATCCAAGCTTGGTCCGGTTGACGAAATTGCAATCTTCATCTCCTCTCCTTTTTCGCGGGAGCGGCTAGTTCTGCCAATAGTGGATCAGCACTTTTTCCTGTATTTCGTTAATGATCGCAAATATTCTGTCCAGTAATTAGACTGCCTTTCAGATACTGAGCAACCACTTCCTCTGGCGGTGCGCTGGGTGCGCCAATTTCTACTCTGATGCCCTTTTGAGCAAATAAATCGAGGGCCCTGCGGCCCATGCCCCCAGCAATGATCACTTCGACTCCCAAGTCGCTCAACCAACGAGGAAGAACTCCAGGTTCATGAGGAGGAGGAATGAGCAGTTCCTTGTTCTTTATCTGGCCATCATCCGCCTCTATAATGGCAAACTGTTCACAATGTCCAAAATGGGGACAAAGTACACCTTGTGCGACTGGTACTGCAAATTTCATCGTCTACACTCCTTTCCTTTTTTATGTCCACTTCACAGAAATGCTGCCTGGTTTCAAGTAGCATTAAGTCCAGTGTCCCTCGACATTGGGTTGGGAAGCTACCTGATACTTCCCATCGAGGTAGGCCTGCACTGCCTCTGAGATGCGACCACTAACCCCTGTTACCACCTTGATTCCTGTTGCCTGTAATGTCCTGAAGGCTTTGGGCCCACAATTGCCAGTGAGAACCACATCCGGCTTGGCACCAGCCAAGTTCTGGGCTGCCTGGATACCGGCTCCTTGAGGTAGATTCAGGTTCTGTCGATTTTCCACCAACTGCAACTCATTGGTGTCCGTGTCTATCACCAGAAAGTATTTAGCTCTGCCAAAACGCGGGTCCACTTCACCTTCCGGGTCCCTTTCCTGAGTGGTCACTGCTATGCGCATAGCTCCTCCTCTCTGAAGTGCTTCCCATCTGTTTGTTGCCTGACCTTTCCTAGCCAGCCCTCCTGAAAAGAGATGTGGGCAGGAGAAGATCCTTTGCCGCTTATCCAGCAATGCCTCTCAATGCACTGCCGAAGATTTTTTCTGACCTGCAGATTCCATGGCCTCGATTACCTCTTGGGTGAGCTTTTCATATGCCTTTTTTGCCTCAGAATCATGGTTTGCAGCCACAAAAGGTTCTCCACAGTCGCACTTCTCCACCACCTCAGGATCAATCGGTATGCGTCCCAGGAAAGGAACCCCCAGTTGTCTAGCGGCCTGCTCTCCACCGCCAATTTTGAAGAGATTGATTTTTTCGCCACAATGGGGGCAGATCAGACCGCTCATGTTTTCCACTATTCCCAGCACTGGGATGTTCAACAGCCGGCTGAAATTGACAGCCTTTCGCGAATCCAGGAGAGCAACGTCCTGGGGAGTAGTGACGATTATTGAACCGTCTACATTCTTGATGAGATTAGCAACACTGAGCGGTTCATCACCTGTGCCTGGTGGAAGGTCAATAAAGAGGAAGTCCAGATCGCCCCAACTGACATCTGCCAGGAACTGCTTGATTGCCGAGTGTTTCAGGGGCCCTCGCCAGACAATGGCTCGATCAGGATCGTGAGCAAGCAACCCCATCGATACCACGTGAAAGTTCTTGAAGACTTCTACAGGATCTACGCCATCATCGTGTCCCACGAGTTGTCTCTCCTCGACACCCAGCATTTTGGGAACGTTAGGGCCGTGAATGTCAGCATCCAGTATTCCCACTCGATAGTCGCGAAAAGCAAGAGAGGCAGCCAGGTTAGTAGCTACGGTACTCTTGCCAACGCCGCCTTTGCCGCTCATCACCATAATCTTATGGCGGATGTGATAGAGCCTTTGCTCCAGCCTTTTTTGCTCGTGCGCTTCTTTTTCCTTGGCCGAACAACTACTGCCGCTCTCGCAACTGTCACAAGGTTTCTGTTCGTCACACGCTTCTTTTTTCATTTTTCTCTTCCTTGCCTTCTCAGTTGTTGATAAGAATCTGCCACTCGATATTCCATTCACAAATATGAGAACGACTAGTGAATCTGTCAAGGCAGCCAAAAGGTGTCGGCAGGGAGACAGGGAGTGGAGGGGTGAGATTCATTCACCCCTCCTGCTCAGCTTCACGAGCTTTGCTCAGTTTCTAAGCTCCCCAGTCTTTCTTCGATGGCGTCGAGCTCCTCTTTTAAAGCTGCCGCCTGCTCTTTGAGCATCACCATCTCGTCTTCCCTGGAATAAGGGGCTTGATAGGCTCCCCAGGGTGCTATGGGACCCCGGTCCCACCAAGGGAAAAAGCCCCTAGCCCAGTAGCCGTAGCCCCAGCCCCGGCCCCTGCCTCGACCGAGACCCAGGCCCCGACCCATACCCCAACCTCGACCGAGTCCACGACCCCGGCCCGGGCCGCCAAAGAAACGATAGGCTCCTCTCGGATTGCAAAGACCTCGGCCCCATCCGGTCATGGGTCCCATTCCAGCAGGTCCTGTTCTGTCAAGTCCTGGCATATGTCATCCCTCCTTTCTCGTGGTCGCTAATGCCTGCCACGAAAGCGTCTTCTCCGGTGTCTGCGTGGGCAGCACCCCATTCCCGGGGTCAGCTGTCCTGAGACGTAAGCTGCAAGGACTTCGTCAACTTCTCCAATAATGCCCCATATCAGCTCTATGCCACGGCTGCGAAAAAGGTTTTGTAAAAAATGGTTCATGCCTCCAGTGATTACCAGCTCTACCCCCTGCCGGCGTAAAATGTCAGGCACCTCATGAGGATACCGTCGGTTCATACTTAGAGTGTGACGACCAATTACTCGCCCCTCGTCGAGCTCCACAACCAATATCTCCTGGGTATATCCGAACCTGGGCGAAACCCTCGAGTCGTAAAGTGGGATGGCTATTTTCATTTGACGCCTCGCCGCCTCATGGCATCACCTCGCACTTCTTTTGAGTCACCAGCTTGAGAGGCAACGATTGTGCCAGCCGAGGAAGTTTTGTATAACCTGCTAATATTATAGCCAATTATCAATTAAAGGGAAGAGGGTTGAATTACTGGCAGCGGTCTCCTTTGTTGCATAATTGCAACCTAAAATTAGAAATATCAGTTATTATGACTAATTAACATGCGTTGCAATAATGCAACAAAGGAGTGCGTCGCTTCCTGCCCGCCCTCTTGCCGAGGGAAATCGGAACAGGACCCTGTGCAAGCCAACGAAACTACACCTCCCGTCTGAGGAACAGGTCAGTTTTTTCTTTACTTGTCCTTCTTTTTTCGCTATACAAACTTGACATTGTGCCTTTGATAACTAACGGAGGAACACAAGAATGACGCTCGAAAGAAAAGCTGGAATTGCCGTAGTATTTGGAGTACCAGCCATTGTTGGTTCGGGTCTGATGTGGCAGTTGGCCGGCAGTTGGCAGGTGGTTTTTGGCTACCTGGCCCTATTGGGATTTATCCTGGGTGCCTTTCTGGCCAATCCAGAACAGGAAATCTCAGCAAAAAAGCAAGAACAGCACTGAGAGCAACTCACGTTTTGCCCAGCTTCTTCTCAGGACTTCTACAGAGGGGAAAGATTGGCTGAAGCGAGAGAATTGCGCCTTTTTCCTTCCCAGCAGGCAGTGAGTAGCTGTCCACCATATTATATTGTGGTTGGGTACCGCCCTGAGCTTGCTTCCCTTGTTCCCTACAGGCTCTTGCCTTTTTCCAGATCACCTTTCCATAGCCCCCAGCCAACAGCTGCAAGTTAGCCAAGAAATCTCTATTTATGATTCCCTGAGGACAAATTCAGCAAATGGCTGGTGCTACTTTACAACTCTTTACATCCCGGTCTTGTCTCAATTCGGACGCTTTACTTCCACTGCTGTTGTTAATATCATTCGAGATAATTGACTGCTTATCGAGTCCATTTAGTGGCTTTGAGAGGAAAAGCTATGGCACGGTACCTCGAATTCATGCTGGCAAAGGCCTTCGAAACCATCCCGGGGGAACTCTACAATCAGTACCGAAGTGATGTGGCTGCAGAGATCAAGGAGCAATATCTCTTTTACGAAATCTCCTTGATGGAGGAAAAATCCTGGGAATATCTCCGCGATTGGGTATATCCAAACTTCACACGCTATATCAAGGCTAAACAGAGAAACCCAACCATGGCTGAGAGAGTAGTAGTTGCCATCTTTCACGGCAACAGTTGTTATCTCTTACAGGGGAAAGACTTTCTCGGTGCCTTTCAACAGTTGGAGGGGCTGGACGCCATGGCCTTTGCCGCCCAAGTGCGCCAGTGGCTCGACATCTGATGAAACCATCTTGGTTTTGCAATTCGCCCCTGTTGAATGCACTTTCCTGGAACTTCCATCCCGAAACTTTCTAGAATCAGGGGAAGTTCCCCGTGTGGGAACTCTTTTGGTTCCTCTGCTTGAGACTGGTGTAGAAGGACAACTTCCGTTTTCTTTTTGGCAATGTTAGGTGGTATACTGCACTGATTTTTGGGTGCTGCCCTTGAAAAGAGAGGAGGGAGAAGATGCTCCGGGACCTAGTAATCAAGAACAGAAGCTATAGGCGGTTTCACGAGGATGTGAAGATAGAGATAGAAACCTTGAGAGAACTCGTGGATCTGGCAAGATGCACTGCTTCTGCGGCAAATCTACAACCCCTGAAATACATCCTTGCCAACGATCCCCAGAGCAATGAAAAGATTTTTCCTTGTCTTGCCTGGGCTGGATATCTGAAAGACTGGCCAGGACCGGCAGAAGGTGAACGGCCATCCGCCTACATTATTGTTCTGTGCGACACCCGGATTGCCAAATCTGCAGGCTGCGATCATGGCATCGCCTGTCAGACTATTCTTCTAGGTGCAGTAGAAAAAGGTTTGGCTGGTTGCATGATCGGCTCCATACAAAGAAAAAAGCTTCGACAATTACTGGATATTCAGGAGCATCTCGAGATACTTCTGACAGTGGCCCTCGGGAAACCTAAAGAGACGGTTGTGCTAGAAGAAATAGGCCCGCAAGGTGATGTCAAGTACTGGCGGGACGAGAAAGGCATCCATCACGTCCCCAAGCGCAGTCTGGATGAGATTATTATCGGTTGAGACGGAGGCAGAAGAAGGCCATGCCGTGGATGGCTTCTAGATGGGCTGGCGCCAATGATGAAGAGATGATAGCGGATGGTAATCATGGTAACAAAAAATGATGAGCCTGGAAATGAGAAGCGAAACAAGAAATTGCCAATCTTTCTGCTGGCGATATTCATTCTGATTGCAGGAGGCACTGTCTACTGGTGGTTTTTCAAACGGAATCGAGTGAGTACAGACAATGCCTATGTGGTGGCTGATATTGCCCGCATCAGTAGCCGCATTCCTGGCACAGTGACGAGAGTGCTAGTAGATAATGATGTGCCAGTGAGAATAGGGCAGGTGCTCGTGCAGCTGGATCCGCGTGATTACCAGGTCGCTCTCGAGCAGGCCCAGGGTGTTCTCGAAAGGATAGCAGCTGAACTGAAAGCCACTGAAATTGCAATTTCCCTTACTGACGCTCAAACCAGGGCCAAGGTCGACGGAGCAGAGGCGGTACTCAGAGGAGCGCAAGAGAAAAAGAAGGAGCGCGTCCACAAGATGGCAGAGCTGCAGAAAAAGCGAGTTGCAGTGCAAGCCGACCTGGGCAAGGCCAAACGTGATTTAGAAAGATTTCAAAAACTTTATAAAAGTGAGGTTGTTGCCGAGGAGCAGCTTGACAGGACCAGAACCGCATTCATCAAAGCAAAAGCAGAGCTCGATGCCATTGACGCTGAACTGCAGGCAGTGCAGGCTGATCTCGAAGGCACGGATCAGGAGATAGCCCGGGCAGCAGCCCAGCTGCGCTCTGCCAAGAGTGAATTGCAGCAGGTGGCAATCCAACGGCAGAATCTAGCGGCACTCAAAGGGCAGCAAAAAGAGGCAGAGGCCAGGGTGGCTGCCGCCAGACTCAAAGTTGAATATTGTACCATCAGAGCTCCCATAACAGGGTATGTGGCTCAGAAGAATGTTCAGGTAGGTGATCGCATTTTACCGGCGCAGCCATTGATGGCCATAGTGCCGCTTCAGGAAGTGTACGTGGAAGCGAATTTCAAAGAAATACAACTGGAGCATGTTCGCATTGGCCAACCCGTAACCATCCATGCCGATGTCTATCCTAGCTATACATATCACGGCAAAGTAACAGGGATTCGAGCCGGCACCGGGGCAGCTTTTTCGCTGCTGCCTCCAGAGAATGCCACAGGAAACTGGATCAAGGTTGTCCAACGAGTGCCGGTCAAGATTGTCTTCGATGAACCTCTTCCTCCTGAATACCCGCTCCGAGTGGGATTTTCGCTGGAGGTCACCATTGATACGGCAGACCAGAGCGGCGACCTCCTGCTACCCTTCGCTCCAGCAGGACATACAAACGGCTAAGCAAAATGGCAGACGACCACGGCAATCCCGGTGTGAACAAGTGGGTGGTAGCCCTCACTGTAATGGTGCCCACTTTCATCGAGGTCATGGATATGAGCGTGGTCAATGTTTCTCTGCCGCATATCCAGGGAAGCCTCAACGCAGGCCTGGACGAAGTTACCTGGGTGCTCACCTCCTATCTTGTCTCCAATGCCATTATTATTCCAATCACTGGCTGGCTCGCCAGTGTGTTCGGCAGAAAACGGTATCTTCTTTTCTCCATCACACTCTTCACCCTTAGCTCTCTTGCCTGCGGTGCGGCACCCTCTTTGAAAATCCTCATCCTGGCCAGGATCTTTCAAGGACTGGGCGGCGGGGGTTTGCAGCCACTTTCCCAGGCTATCCTTTTTGAAACCTTTCCAGTGGCTGAACATGGACTGGCAATGGCAGTCTTCGGCATGGGGGTGGTAATGGCCCCTATTATTGGACCTGTTCTGGGCGGCTGGATCACGGACAACTGGAGCTGGCGCTGGGTATTCTATATCAATCTGCCGGTCGGCGCCCTGGCAGTATTCCTGGCCGTCCTTTTCATTCAGGACCCCGCATACATTCGTCGCAAGATAATCAAGATAGATAGCTGGGGTTTGTTTTTATTGAGCGTGGGATTGGGCTCCCTGCAGATTGTCCTGGACAAAGGT
The sequence above is drawn from the Deltaproteobacteria bacterium genome and encodes:
- a CDS encoding DUF5320 family protein, giving the protein MKIAISSTGPSLDAQLDERFGRCSCFLIVDSATGEFEIIENKAAMLSGGAGIQAAQLVANSGAEAVITGHVGPNAADTLAAAGLKVYIGASGTAAEALNQYRSGQLQEASGPSVQAHFGTEGGASATSRGSGPAAGGGMGRGMGMGRGMGRGMGMGRGMGMGRRQGRGVTSEERQADYGIDLHELKRQKDQLRDQLKRIDERIRQLEKERR
- a CDS encoding NifB/NifX family molybdenum-iron cluster-binding protein; translation: MRIAVTTQERDPEGEVDPRFGRAKYFLVIDTDTNELQLVENRQNLNLPQGAGIQAAQNLAGAKPDVVLTGNCGPKAFRTLQATGIKVVTGVSGRISEAVQAYLDGKYQVASQPNVEGHWT
- a CDS encoding ATP-binding protein: MIIAVASGKGGTGKTTVATNLAMSLTVKVQLIDCDVEEPNSHIFLKPQIHESVEVQVPKPLIDLEKCTFCGECARICRFSAIVVVNNNVLTFPELCHGCGGCTKVCPEDAITEKSHPIGLLEHGKCQSLEFVHGRLSVGEAMSPPLIKAARNLAGDHDVVIVDAPPGTSCPVIAAVKGSDFCLLVTEPTPFGLNDLQLAAEVVAELKIPAGVLINRSGSSDQETVDFCRSKKIPVLMTIPEDRRIAEAYSYGRMLIEVLPSYKEQFQELYRHIKKIVGGNGR
- a CDS encoding ATP-binding protein — translated: MKELVILSGKGGTGKTSIAGSFAALAKDKVLADADVDAADLFILLEPTIQKKELFRGGHTAHIDAAVCTACGECLELCRFDAISDDYIVDKIDCEGCGVCAHFCPVAAIEMQENICGEWFISETNYGLFVHARLGIAEENSGMLVTIVRHNAKLLAEEQGHKLIIVDGPPGIGCPVISAMTGTSLVLIVTEPTLSGLHDMKRVAELAGHFQIPVAACVNKYDLNQDMTAAIRSYCDEHNIQLLGLIPYDPVVTRALVQKKIVVEYSNGRVADEIKKIWQGLATILEVGV
- a CDS encoding Mrp/NBP35 family ATP-binding protein, which encodes MKKEACDEQKPCDSCESGSSCSAKEKEAHEQKRLEQRLYHIRHKIMVMSGKGGVGKSTVATNLAASLAFRDYRVGILDADIHGPNVPKMLGVEERQLVGHDDGVDPVEVFKNFHVVSMGLLAHDPDRAIVWRGPLKHSAIKQFLADVSWGDLDFLFIDLPPGTGDEPLSVANLIKNVDGSIIVTTPQDVALLDSRKAVNFSRLLNIPVLGIVENMSGLICPHCGEKINLFKIGGGEQAARQLGVPFLGRIPIDPEVVEKCDCGEPFVAANHDSEAKKAYEKLTQEVIEAMESAGQKKSSAVH
- a CDS encoding NifB/NifX family molybdenum-iron cluster-binding protein, which translates into the protein MKFAVPVAQGVLCPHFGHCEQFAIIEADDGQIKNKELLIPPPHEPGVLPRWLSDLGVEVIIAGGMGRRALDLFAQKGIRVEIGAPSAPPEEVVAQYLKGSLITGQNICDH
- a CDS encoding nitroreductase family protein, with product MLRDLVIKNRSYRRFHEDVKIEIETLRELVDLARCTASAANLQPLKYILANDPQSNEKIFPCLAWAGYLKDWPGPAEGERPSAYIIVLCDTRIAKSAGCDHGIACQTILLGAVEKGLAGCMIGSIQRKKLRQLLDIQEHLEILLTVALGKPKETVVLEEIGPQGDVKYWRDEKGIHHVPKRSLDEIIIG
- a CDS encoding HlyD family secretion protein — encoded protein: MVTKNDEPGNEKRNKKLPIFLLAIFILIAGGTVYWWFFKRNRVSTDNAYVVADIARISSRIPGTVTRVLVDNDVPVRIGQVLVQLDPRDYQVALEQAQGVLERIAAELKATEIAISLTDAQTRAKVDGAEAVLRGAQEKKKERVHKMAELQKKRVAVQADLGKAKRDLERFQKLYKSEVVAEEQLDRTRTAFIKAKAELDAIDAELQAVQADLEGTDQEIARAAAQLRSAKSELQQVAIQRQNLAALKGQQKEAEARVAAARLKVEYCTIRAPITGYVAQKNVQVGDRILPAQPLMAIVPLQEVYVEANFKEIQLEHVRIGQPVTIHADVYPSYTYHGKVTGIRAGTGAAFSLLPPENATGNWIKVVQRVPVKIVFDEPLPPEYPLRVGFSLEVTIDTADQSGDLLLPFAPAGHTNG
- a CDS encoding DUF59 domain-containing protein, with protein sequence MDLKKQVERSLGAVIDPETGMDVIRMKLVRDLEVDDDGNVSLTFRPSSVVCPLGFQLAINIQQAVKSVAGVKRVQVNVDGFVHAAQLKKILADLN
- a CDS encoding DUF5320 domain-containing protein, whose amino-acid sequence is MPGLDRTGPAGMGPMTGWGRGLCNPRGAYRFFGGPGRGRGLGRGWGMGRGLGLGRGRGRGWGYGYWARGFFPWWDRGPIAPWGAYQAPYSREDEMVMLKEQAAALKEELDAIEERLGSLETEQSS
- a CDS encoding dinitrogenase iron-molybdenum cofactor, with protein sequence MKIAIPLYDSRVSPRFGYTQEILVVELDEGRVIGRHTLSMNRRYPHEVPDILRRQGVELVITGGMNHFLQNLFRSRGIELIWGIIGEVDEVLAAYVSGQLTPGMGCCPRRHRRRRFRGRH